GGCATGAGCGGGATCCTGACGCTGGACGATGTGGCCGCGCCGTTGCGCACGCTGCGTCTGCTGGCTGTGGACTTCGGGCACCTGCCGGCTCCGACCGTGCACGTGTCGACCATCTACCCGGAGCGGTTGGAGCTGTCGTTCTACGACGACTTCCCCGGCTTCGAGATGTGGCGGGAAGCGCTGGGGATCGTCCCGGACGTGGTGACCTACCGCGAGCAGAACGACGGACGGACGGGAGTCCTGCGTGCGGACGTCGACCACGCAGGCGCCACGGTACGTCTGACGGGTTACGCGGATGTCGTCGCCCCGGTGCCGGTCGGGGGTGCGGCATGAGTGCCGCGGCCCGCGTCGACGCATCGTCGACGCCCGTCGAAACCGCGTCGGCGCCCGCCGCGGTGGATCACGCGATCACCGCTCTCGCGGCCGTGCTCACTGTGCTTTTGACGGCCGTGGCGTTCTGGCTCTCCTACGAGCACTTGCAGGAAGTAGCCGCCCGTCACGGCATGGCTGATGCGGTCGCCCGTTCGTGGGCGTGGCCAGCCACGGTGGATCTGTTCATCGTGATCGGGGAGCTTTTGATCTTGCGTGCCTCGCTGGCTCACCGGGTCGACTGGTGGGCGATCGGCCTGGTCACCGCAGGTGACGGGGCCTCGATCGCGTTGAACGTGGCCGGTGTCGGGCAGGATGCCGACGTCCTGAACTATGTGGTGGCCGCGGTTCCTCCGGTGGCCGCGCTGCTGGCGTTCGGTGCGTTGATGCGGCAGGTGCACGCCTACCTCGCCCGCCGAGCGTCGACGGGCGTCGAAACACCCTCGACGCCCGTCACCGTGCGCGTCGACCGCGAGTCGGCCGCGCCACCCGCGCCCGTGGTTCCGGTGCTGGATCCGGTGTCCGCGGCTGTGGCCGTGCCGGCGACGGCCGTGGACACGTCGACGCCCGTCATCCCGGATCCGGTCCCCGTCGACACCGCGTCGACGCCCGTCGACCTGTGCGCCCCGGTGGTCTACCCGAACCGGGTCGATCAGTTGGTGCGCGCTCTGTACGGGATGGATTTCACCCAGCCGAGCACGGCGCGGATGACGCAGGCGATGGCCGCAGCGGGATTGGGGGCGTCGGAGTCGACGGCCCGCACCGCACGCGGACGGGTCAAGACTCGTGAGCCGCACCTGGCCGACCTCCCGACCGCGCTCACCGGCTGAGCGGAAGGACCGGGCTCATGTCGTACTCGTTCGTGAAGTGCTTCGACCCCGACGGCGCCCGCCACGGGATCCCCACCTTCCCGTGGCGGATGGCTCCGGACGGCTACGCCACCTTTCGCCAACTGCGGGCCCGTGGCCTGCGTCCCGGTGGTCAGCCGGTCGCCGGGCAGGTGCTGCGTCCGCGCTATCGGCGTGGCCCGCTGGTCGCCTACCTCTACCGGCTCGACCAGGCCAAACCGGTTCGGCCGATGACGCCGGGCAGGTGGGCGGCGCTGGCCAAGGCGAACACCGCACGCCGCACCTGCCCGCAGTGCCGCTCGGATGCCGGCTACGTCATCCCCACCTCACTCGGCATGTGCGTGCCCTGCGCGTACCC
This sequence is a window from Streptomyces ortus. Protein-coding genes within it:
- a CDS encoding DUF2637 domain-containing protein, which translates into the protein MSAAARVDASSTPVETASAPAAVDHAITALAAVLTVLLTAVAFWLSYEHLQEVAARHGMADAVARSWAWPATVDLFIVIGELLILRASLAHRVDWWAIGLVTAGDGASIALNVAGVGQDADVLNYVVAAVPPVAALLAFGALMRQVHAYLARRASTGVETPSTPVTVRVDRESAAPPAPVVPVLDPVSAAVAVPATAVDTSTPVIPDPVPVDTASTPVDLCAPVVYPNRVDQLVRALYGMDFTQPSTARMTQAMAAAGLGASESTARTARGRVKTREPHLADLPTALTG
- a CDS encoding RRQRL motif-containing zinc-binding protein — translated: MSYSFVKCFDPDGARHGIPTFPWRMAPDGYATFRQLRARGLRPGGQPVAGQVLRPRYRRGPLVAYLYRLDQAKPVRPMTPGRWAALAKANTARRTCPQCRSDAGYVIPTSLGMCVPCAYPDDEQRAA